One genomic window of Magnolia sinica isolate HGM2019 chromosome 3, MsV1, whole genome shotgun sequence includes the following:
- the LOC131240334 gene encoding protein S40-4-like: MIQVKTKPSKRRKEDLKRERERLSKSQTRISPPMAGKNHLSKPPYRFFNVDAENPVITDGPAFEFDESDLWNSHPLPSQTRLEHRKSKPSLGISKKPTRRNENGDRTAAAASSLPVSIPDWSKIVREDCGYSGMGEIDGDSDGEDFQIPPHEFLAKQYARRRISSFSVHEGLGRTLKGRDLSRVRNTIWEKTGFQD, translated from the coding sequence ATGATACAAGTAAAAACGAAGCCTTCAAAGCGAAGAAAAGAGGAtttaaagagagaaagagagagactttCAAAATCCCAAACTCGAATTTCTCCTCCAATGGCTGGAAAAAACCACCTCTCAAAACCACCTTACCGATTCTTCAATGTAGACGCAGAAAACCCAGTAATTACTGACGGTCCCGCTTTCGAATTCGATGAATCCGACCTCTGGAATTCCCATCCTCTGCCCTCCCAAACGCGGCTCGAGCACAGGAAATCAAAACCCAGTTTGGGAATCTCGAAGAAACCGACAAGAAGGAATGAGAACGGCGATCGGACGGCTGCGGCTGCGTCATCTCTGCCGGTTAGTATAcctgactggtcgaagatcgttCGAGAGGATTGCGGATACTCAGGAATGGGAGAGATCGACGGAGATTCGGATGGAGAGGATTTTCAAATCCCGCCGCACGAGTTCCTGGCGAAGCAGTACGCTAGAAGACGGATCTCTTCGTTCTCGGTTCATGAAGGGCTTGGAAGGACTCTCAAAGGGAGGGATTTGAGTAGGGTTAGGAATACGATTTGGGAGAAAACGGGTTTTCAAGATTAG